Proteins from one Silurus meridionalis isolate SWU-2019-XX chromosome 3, ASM1480568v1, whole genome shotgun sequence genomic window:
- the pou2f1b gene encoding POU domain, class 2, transcription factor 1b isoform X5, protein MLTETMLERTGAAVSDSRMSNPSETNKCAMESGDGNTGAQTNGLDFQRQTVQTTNAITNAQAQALLQQLTLTPAQQQLLLQQAQAQLLAAAVQQHSASQQSSTTGASISASAATPITQIPLSQPIQITPQLQQLHQQQNLNLQQFVLVQPGHPIAAQLQPAQFIISQTPQGQQSLLQAQNLLTQLPQSQANLLQSQPSITLTTQPATPTRTIAATPIQTLSHNQTTPKRLETPSLEEPSDLEELEQFAKTFKQRRIKLGFTQGDVGLAMGKLYGNDFSQTTISRFEALNLSFKNMCKLKPLLEKWLNDAENQTSDQGLSSPSSIGSPGLGMEGLNRRRKKRTSIETNIRVALEKSFLEQNQKPTSEEITMIADQLNMEKEVIRVWFCNRRQKEKRINPPSSGSAASTPIKAIFSPSTPLVTSTASLVTSSTSTPLTVNPVLPLTSTSISSIGLAGTTVGSATTKTASAIYTMPAMTTATSSPSLSPSPSVPQAMSAESVVTQESASTITQAPTTLVNTLGTGQVMVAASSLSAALQGPAQLPTSASLAAMAAAAGLNPGLMASSQFTPGGALLSLGPGGLGSALSPALMSNSTLATIQGVWNALASSGTLPITSLDGSGNLLFANAGSTPNLVTAPLFLNPQNLSLLTSNPVSLVSAGGAAGAGGALNLHVAADHNAVTTATVPASTISTASKAQ, encoded by the exons ATGCTTACAGAGACCATGCTTGAGAGAACAGGTGCAGCTGTTTCTG ATTCTAGAATGAGTAATCCGtcagaaacaaataaatgtgcaaTGGAGAGTGGGGACGGAAACACAG gtgCCCAAACAAACGGACTGGACTTTCAGAGGCAGACGGTGCAAACAACAAATGCAATCACCAATGCACAAGCACAAGCCTTGCTTCAACAG TTGACTCTGACTCCAGCTCAACAGCAGTTGTTGCTGCAGCAGGCTCAGGCGCAGCTTTTAGCCGCAGCTGTGCAGCAGCACTCGGCCAGCCAGCAGAGCAGCACCACAGGAGCGAGTATCTCTGCCTCCGCTGCTACTCCGATCACACAGATCCCACTTTCTCAGCCCATTCAGATCACACCT CAGTTGCAGCAGCTGCACCAGCAGCAGAACCTCAACTTGCAGCAGTTTGTGCTTGTCCAGCCAGGCCATCCAATTGCCGCCCAGTTGCAGCCAGCGCAGTTTATCATCTCACAGACACCACAGGGCCAGCAAA GCCTCTTGCAAGCCCAGAATCTTCTTACTCAACTACCTCAAAGTCAAGCCAACCTCCTGCAGAGTCAGCCAAGCATCACTCTTACCACACAG CCAGCAACACCGACCCGAACGATAGCAGCTACCCCCATCCAGACCCTCTCTCACAACCAGACGACACCAAAGCGATTGGAAACACCCAGTCTGGAGGAACCCAGTGACCTGGAGGAACTTGAGCAGTTTGCCAAAACCTTCAAACAAAGGAGGATCAAACTAGGCTTCACTCAG GGGGATGTCGGCCTTGCTATGGGAAAGCTTTATGGAAATGACTTCAGCCAAACTACCATTTCACGTTTTGAGGCCTTGAACCTAAGCTTTAAAAACATGTGCAAGCTGAAGCCTCTGTTGGAGAAGTGGCTAAATGATGCAG AGAACCAGACGTCGGACCAAGGCCTGTCCAGCCCCAGTTCTATTGGCTCCCCTGGGCTGGGCATGGAGGGTCTCAACCGCCGTCGCAAGAAGAGAACCAGCATCGAGACCAACATCAGAGTGGCCTTAGAAAAGAGCTTTCTAGAG CAGAACCAAAAACCTACCTCTGAGGAGATCACCATGATCGCTGATCAGCTGAACATGGAGAAGGAGGTGATCCGTGTGTGGTTCTGCAACCGTCGGCAGAAAGAGAAGAGGATCAACccacccagcagtggcagtgcTGCCAGCACCCCTATTAAAGCAATCTTTTCCCCATCCACACCCCTG gtgACTAGCACAGCCAGTCTTGTGACTAGTAGCACCTCGACCCCACTGACTGTAAATCCTGTTCTGCCTCTCACCAGCACAAGCATTTCCAGCATTGGACTCGCTG GCACGACTGTGGGCTCGGCAACTACTAAAACCGCATCCGCTATCTACACCATGCCCGCGATGACCACGGCAACCTCTTCGCCCTCGCTTAGCCCCTCCCCCAGTGTGCCACAGGCCATGTCGGCTGAGTCGGTGGTGACTCAGGAGTCAGCAAGCACCATTACCCAGGCACCCACTACGCTGGTGAACACACTGGGCACGGGCCAGGTAATGGTGGCTGCGTCAAGCCTGTCTGCTGCACTACAGGGACCTGCACAGCTGCCTACCAGCGCCAGCCTTGCCGCCATGGCTGCAGCCGCCGGCCTCAACCCAGGCCTCATGGCCTCTTCACAGTTCACTCCTGG TGGGGCTCTGCTGAGTCTGGGTCCTGGTGGTCTGGGCAGTGCATTGAGTCCAGCACTGATGAGCAACAGTACTCTAGCCACTATCCAAGGTGTGTGGAATG CTCTGGCTTCAAGCGGTACTCTACCCATCACCTCTCTGGATGGCAGTGGGAACTTGCTTTTTGCCAACGCTGGCAGCACGCCGAACCTGGTGACAGCACCACTCTTCCTCAACCCGCAGAACCTGTCACTGCTCACCAGCAACCCGGTGAGCCTGGTCTCGGCCGGAGGAGCTGCAGGGGCTGGCGGAGCCCTTAATCTGCATGTCGCTGCAGACCACAATGCCGTCACCACGGCAACAGTGCCCGCCTCCACCATCAGCACCGCCTCCAAGGCCCAGTGA
- the pou2f1b gene encoding POU domain, class 2, transcription factor 1b isoform X9 produces the protein MADGGAASQDESSAPGAQTNGLDFQRQTVQTTNAITNAQAQALLQQLTLTPAQQQLLLQQAQAQLLAAAVQQHSASQQSSTTGASISASAATPITQIPLSQPIQITPQLQQLHQQQNLNLQQFVLVQPGHPIAAQLQPAQFIISQTPQGQQSLLQAQNLLTQLPQSQANLLQSQPSITLTTQPATPTRTIAATPIQTLSHNQTTPKRLETPSLEEPSDLEELEQFAKTFKQRRIKLGFTQGDVGLAMGKLYGNDFSQTTISRFEALNLSFKNMCKLKPLLEKWLNDAVCAENQTSDQGLSSPSSIGSPGLGMEGLNRRRKKRTSIETNIRVALEKSFLEQNQKPTSEEITMIADQLNMEKEVIRVWFCNRRQKEKRINPPSSGSAASTPIKAIFSPSTPLVTSTASLVTSSTSTPLTVNPVLPLTSTSISSIGLAGTTVGSATTKTASAIYTMPAMTTATSSPSLSPSPSVPQAMSAESVVTQESASTITQAPTTLVNTLGTGQVMVAASSLSAALQGPAQLPTSASLAAMAAAAGLNPGLMASSQFTPGGALLSLGPGGLGSALSPALMSNSTLATIQGVWNALASSGTLPITSLDGSGNLLFANAGSTPNLVTAPLFLNPQNLSLLTSNPVSLVSAGGAAGAGGALNLHVAADHNAVTTATVPASTISTASKAQ, from the exons gtgCCCAAACAAACGGACTGGACTTTCAGAGGCAGACGGTGCAAACAACAAATGCAATCACCAATGCACAAGCACAAGCCTTGCTTCAACAG TTGACTCTGACTCCAGCTCAACAGCAGTTGTTGCTGCAGCAGGCTCAGGCGCAGCTTTTAGCCGCAGCTGTGCAGCAGCACTCGGCCAGCCAGCAGAGCAGCACCACAGGAGCGAGTATCTCTGCCTCCGCTGCTACTCCGATCACACAGATCCCACTTTCTCAGCCCATTCAGATCACACCT CAGTTGCAGCAGCTGCACCAGCAGCAGAACCTCAACTTGCAGCAGTTTGTGCTTGTCCAGCCAGGCCATCCAATTGCCGCCCAGTTGCAGCCAGCGCAGTTTATCATCTCACAGACACCACAGGGCCAGCAAA GCCTCTTGCAAGCCCAGAATCTTCTTACTCAACTACCTCAAAGTCAAGCCAACCTCCTGCAGAGTCAGCCAAGCATCACTCTTACCACACAG CCAGCAACACCGACCCGAACGATAGCAGCTACCCCCATCCAGACCCTCTCTCACAACCAGACGACACCAAAGCGATTGGAAACACCCAGTCTGGAGGAACCCAGTGACCTGGAGGAACTTGAGCAGTTTGCCAAAACCTTCAAACAAAGGAGGATCAAACTAGGCTTCACTCAG GGGGATGTCGGCCTTGCTATGGGAAAGCTTTATGGAAATGACTTCAGCCAAACTACCATTTCACGTTTTGAGGCCTTGAACCTAAGCTTTAAAAACATGTGCAAGCTGAAGCCTCTGTTGGAGAAGTGGCTAAATGATGCAG TGTGTGCAGAGAACCAGACGTCGGACCAAGGCCTGTCCAGCCCCAGTTCTATTGGCTCCCCTGGGCTGGGCATGGAGGGTCTCAACCGCCGTCGCAAGAAGAGAACCAGCATCGAGACCAACATCAGAGTGGCCTTAGAAAAGAGCTTTCTAGAG CAGAACCAAAAACCTACCTCTGAGGAGATCACCATGATCGCTGATCAGCTGAACATGGAGAAGGAGGTGATCCGTGTGTGGTTCTGCAACCGTCGGCAGAAAGAGAAGAGGATCAACccacccagcagtggcagtgcTGCCAGCACCCCTATTAAAGCAATCTTTTCCCCATCCACACCCCTG gtgACTAGCACAGCCAGTCTTGTGACTAGTAGCACCTCGACCCCACTGACTGTAAATCCTGTTCTGCCTCTCACCAGCACAAGCATTTCCAGCATTGGACTCGCTG GCACGACTGTGGGCTCGGCAACTACTAAAACCGCATCCGCTATCTACACCATGCCCGCGATGACCACGGCAACCTCTTCGCCCTCGCTTAGCCCCTCCCCCAGTGTGCCACAGGCCATGTCGGCTGAGTCGGTGGTGACTCAGGAGTCAGCAAGCACCATTACCCAGGCACCCACTACGCTGGTGAACACACTGGGCACGGGCCAGGTAATGGTGGCTGCGTCAAGCCTGTCTGCTGCACTACAGGGACCTGCACAGCTGCCTACCAGCGCCAGCCTTGCCGCCATGGCTGCAGCCGCCGGCCTCAACCCAGGCCTCATGGCCTCTTCACAGTTCACTCCTGG TGGGGCTCTGCTGAGTCTGGGTCCTGGTGGTCTGGGCAGTGCATTGAGTCCAGCACTGATGAGCAACAGTACTCTAGCCACTATCCAAGGTGTGTGGAATG CTCTGGCTTCAAGCGGTACTCTACCCATCACCTCTCTGGATGGCAGTGGGAACTTGCTTTTTGCCAACGCTGGCAGCACGCCGAACCTGGTGACAGCACCACTCTTCCTCAACCCGCAGAACCTGTCACTGCTCACCAGCAACCCGGTGAGCCTGGTCTCGGCCGGAGGAGCTGCAGGGGCTGGCGGAGCCCTTAATCTGCATGTCGCTGCAGACCACAATGCCGTCACCACGGCAACAGTGCCCGCCTCCACCATCAGCACCGCCTCCAAGGCCCAGTGA